From a region of the Methanoculleus receptaculi genome:
- a CDS encoding DNA-directed RNA polymerase subunit P has protein sequence MAAYKCARCKQKVEIDINIRCPYCGHRILFKERGAAIKDLKAR, from the coding sequence GTGGCTGCCTATAAGTGCGCTAGGTGTAAGCAGAAGGTTGAGATAGACATCAATATACGCTGTCCCTACTGTGGGCACCGCATCCTCTTCAAGGAGCGCGGGGCCGCGATAAAAGACCTGAAGGCTCGATGA
- a CDS encoding 50S ribosomal protein L37ae, whose translation MAGRKQSAKGRVVGSSGRYGPRYGRFIRKRVNQIEHISRAAHVCPRCDLEAVRRVGTGIWECRKCGFKFAGGSYVPQTPAMRVAARSIERSLQKEG comes from the coding sequence ATGGCAGGCCGCAAGCAGAGTGCAAAAGGCAGGGTTGTCGGGAGTTCCGGTCGATACGGCCCCAGGTACGGCAGGTTTATCAGGAAGAGAGTGAACCAGATCGAGCATATCTCCCGCGCGGCTCACGTCTGTCCCCGCTGTGACCTGGAAGCGGTCAGGCGTGTGGGGACGGGGATCTGGGAGTGCCGCAAGTGCGGGTTCAAGTTCGCAGGCGGGAGTTACGTCCCGCAGACGCCGGCTATGCGTGTCGCTGCGCGGAGCATCGAGCGTTCGCTGCAGAAGGAGGGTTAA